The Methylobacterium sp. FF17 DNA segment CTTTCCACGGCAAGTTCGCCCTGAAGACACTTGGCATATTCATCACCAATCGCATGTCTTCGTCAGATAATAACACCGTGGCTTCGTGAGTACTCGTTGTAGGCATTGTTCGAAGATGGGGAGGTCCTTCCTCCTGCTGTGGGACTGCCTTGTTCGGTACCTGGTTCGCTTTCAGCTCCTGCAGCACCCAGTCAAGCGCCTGAGGCCAAGGTTCAAAGGTTTCAGCCATCCACATTCTCCATGGGCTCGATCCGCATTGATGGTGGATGGCCCTGGAGAAACGTACAAGGCTCAGGGCTTGCCGCCTATGGAACGGATCTGCGGCTTTCATGCCACAGAGCTGCATCAGCCGTAGCGAGGCGGCGTAGGCTGGGCTAGACCCGCCGCCCGGCATCTGCCGGGCCAGGGGACGGAATGAGCGACACAGGCCAGCGCACTGCCGAGTTCCTGGCCGTGGTGATCGAGAACACCGAACTCCGCCAGCAACTCGCCGAGTCGCAGGATCAGTGCGTCGAGCTTGCCGTGGACGCTGGAGAACTCCACGCCGAGATCGAGGCGATACGGGCGCGCCTTGCTGAAGCCGAACAGGATCGAGACCGGTGGCGGACTGAAGCCGAGCAGCGGATGACCGGCTAAGGAGCCGTGGGCACGGACGTTGCCCGTCCCTGCGCCTGTCATCGGTAGGTAGACTATGGAAACGCACCTCAACCCATTCTGGCAGGGGCTGTACGCCTTCAATAGCGGGTCAAGCCTGGAAGACTGTCCCTTCCTTCAGGCCTCGGACGCGGCCCGCTTCTGGTACGAGGGCTTCGCGCTCGCCCACGCCCTGGTGAACGGCAGGCCGCGCAGGGGTCTGTAACACGCCGGGGCTAGCGACGATGAAGCGGATCGCTTAGCCGAAGGCGACGAAAGATTAAGTTTCGCTACTTGGCTTTTCTGATGAGCTAACAGCCGCTGATGGCGTCACAAAGAAGTCGAGCCTGAACAATATGAGTTCAGTGCCGTCGGTGACCTCCATCCGCCATTCTCTGCCGAGACTTTCTAGCCTTGCGCCTTCCTCAAGAAGTACGCCAGCATACCTGATAGCCTCTCGTCGCGCGAACATGTCGTCCGGCAACTCGACACCCTTTTTGTCGAGAAGGATCACGCCGTCATAGACGTTGAAGTGATAGCGAGGCACGCGCCTCTCCCAGCTGTCGCAAGGCGGGAGCGCGAACCTCTCTCAGTCGCCGACGCCCCGATACCGTGGCCGGCAATTCCTAATCCTACTGAGAATGGCGCCTCCACGCAAATACACTTTGGGGTGGTATGCATAAGCGATATAACCGCGATCCGAATGGCGCCGTGAGAAGCGCGCCGGCGGCGAGTACGCGCGGCCTGAGGTCGTCACGGCTCCGAGCAAGGCGAGCGGCTGCAACATCAAGGGCAACATCTCGGCCGGCGGCCAACGGATCTACCACCTGCCAGGCTCGCGGGACTACGAGCGCACCCGCGTCAACGACCGCGCCGGCGAGCGCATGTTCT contains these protein-coding regions:
- a CDS encoding DUF6894 family protein — encoded protein: MPRYHFNVYDGVILLDKKGVELPDDMFARREAIRYAGVLLEEGARLESLGREWRMEVTDGTELILFRLDFFVTPSAAVSSSEKPSSET